A window from Plasmodium gaboni strain SY75 chromosome 9, whole genome shotgun sequence encodes these proteins:
- a CDS encoding hypothetical protein (conserved Plasmodium protein, unknown function), translated as MSTDIPVTDNETNASFKLKSEINSIENELKNWFLKRRLNMEINYSLKKLFDSYNFVGLSINNNINLKDKMLWYDIVNGKPELEDTLSMDAKEYKADQYLYLWNKSTTVDNACRLVGSIYFRCLKNNYQLKQSEREHNCIQNFINFNNCRKALKLQQANNIKDSLIKQNMEDNIAKALFERRSLLLDMLGDSR; from the coding sequence atgagTACTGATATACCAGTAACTGATAATGAGACCAATGCATCTTTCAAATTAAAAAGTGAAATAAATTCTATagaaaatgaattaaaaaattgGTTTCTTAAAAGAAGATTAAATATGGAAATAAattattctttaaaaaaactTTTTGATAGTTATAATTTCGTAGGATTATCTattaataacaatataaatttaaaagataaaatgTTATGGTATGATATTGTCAATGGTAAGCCAGAATTAGAAGATACTTTAAGTATGGATGCGAAAGAATATAAAGCGGatcaatatttatatttatggAATAAAAGCACTACTGTAGATAATGCTTGTAGACTGGTTGGCTCTATTTATTTTCGCtgtttaaaaaataattatcaaTTAAAACAAAGCGAACGTGAACATAATTGTATTCAAAACTTTATCAACTTTAATAACTGCAGAAAAGCTTTAAAACTACAACAAGCAAATAATATCAAAGATTCTTTAATCAAACAAAATATGGAAGATAATATTGCAAAGGCTTTGTTTGAAAGAAGAAGTCTATTGCTTGACATGTTAGGGGATTCTAGATAA
- a CDS encoding putative CS domain protein, which produces MGEIYNKRHKYMNNGVLIYEWEQSIDEINIYISMNSKIVNKNDLNIEIKSKRISIGLKNTKSFLEGELFSIIDEDCSYWFIEDNNLHILLTKVKKGESWNSVFKGHRNLNPVDEDNTKKQILLERFQQEYPNFDFSSASFNGQVPDARTFMGGLKY; this is translated from the exons atgGGTGAAATATACAACAAAAGACATAAATACATGAACAATG GtgttttaatatatgaatgGGAACAAAGTATAGACGagataaatatttatattagtATGAATTCCAAAAttgttaataaaaatgatttaaacattgaaataaaaagtaaaagAATAAGCATAGGATTAAAAAATACGAAAAGCTTTTTGGAAGGAGAATTATTTAGTATTATTGATGAAGATTGTTCGTACTGGTTTATtgaagataataatttacatattttattaacCAAAGTAAAAAAAGGAGAAAGCTGGAATAGTGTTTTTAAAGGACATAGAAATTTAAATCCTGTTGATGAAgataatacaaaaaaacaaattCTATTAGAAAGATTCCAACAAGAATATCCAAATTTCGATTTTTCCTCTGCATCATTTAATGGTCAAGTTCCTGATGCAAGAACATTTATGGGAGGActtaaatattaa
- a CDS encoding putative replication termination factor, which translates to MGGDGGSLPQRVDLVRMKNKKLRENTGSLGYEKNTLINVNQNKYNKKELREYHFNRCAISEELLKEPFFCCRLGYLYNKEHAFQLLLVKKQNKKKRKKDTFEKFAHVDSLKDLVLCKNKLNEEGKLICLISKEIINSTSGGICLFSCGCVFSKKVFNRVNISEDKLCITCNKQYKESDIIEIGVEDVALLEEKQKHIIKKRKLEKKKKDSYSHSKKEMKNNDAVK; encoded by the exons atggGGGGAGATGGAGGAAGTTTACCTCAAAGAGTTGACTTAGTTCgtatgaaaaataaaaagttaAGAGAAAACACAGGAAGTTTAGgttatgaaaaaaatacacTTATTAATGtaaatcaaaataaatataacaaaaagGAGTTACGAGAATACCATTTTAACCGTTGTGCTATATCTGAG gaattattaaaagaacCATTTTTTTGTTGTCGCCTTGGTTACTTGTATAATAAAGAGCATGCCTTTCAGTTATTGCTTGttaaaaaacaaaacaaaaagaaaagaaaaaaagataCTTTTGAAAAGTTTGCTCACGTTGATTCTTTAAAAGATTTAGTTCTTTgcaaaaataaattaaatgaagaagGGAAATTGATTTGTTTAATTTCcaaagaaattataaattcTACATCAGGAGGaatttgtttattttcATGTGGTTGTGTATTTTCAAAGAAGGTGTTTAATCGCGTCAATATTTCAGAG GATAAATTGTGCATAACTTGTAATAAGCAATACAAAGAAAGTGATATTATCGAAATAGGTGTAGAAGATGTAGCATTATTGgaagaaaaacaaaagcatataattaaaaaaagaaaacttgaaaaaaaaaaaaaagattcATATTCACATTCAAAAAAGGAAATGAAGAATAATGACGCTGTTAAATAG